From the uncultured Methanomethylovorans sp. genome, the window GCAATTGGTGGTGTACTGGAAAAAGCTCAGGCTACAAAAGATGGTGGTAAGCAACTATTCCTGCTACCAAGGGAGAATAGCGAACTTGTACAATATACTTATGTTGAAAAAAACATAGGCGGTTTTTCCATAATCGAGAGAATACCAGAGATCATTGATGCAAAACCGTATATTGAAGAAAATATAGGAATCCGCGTTGAGTATGTTGATTCCATAGAAGATGTCATGCAGTATGCCTTTGCTAATTAAAAGTGCATACCCCATACTAAAAAGAATTTATATTGGTTACTGGAGATATTCATCCCTGCGGGGTGAAAAGACTTCAATGGCAACTGAATCTTCAAGGATTTCAGCACAGTGCAGAACACCGCCTGGAATATTCCACGAGTCTCCGGGCACCACTTCGTAAGATTCATTACCTATAGATAAGATCATCCTTCCTGAAACAAGATAACCTGTCTGCTCATGAATATGTTCATGTGAAGGCAGGATGCTTCCTTTATTCAACCTGAATTCTGTCATCAGAGTATGTTCTCCATAAACAACTGTTTTCATGCTTATTCCGGGAAGCACTTCACGATATCCATTTGCATCGCTTTTACAGAACATGGACTAGAAAAG encodes:
- a CDS encoding S16 family serine protease; its protein translation is MNDTVTLTGTIDQYGHVGAIGGVLEKAQATKDGGKQLFLLPRENSELVQYTYVEKNIGGFSIIERIPEIIDAKPYIEENIGIRVEYVDSIEDVMQYAFAN
- a CDS encoding cupin domain-containing protein, with the translated sequence MFCKSDANGYREVLPGISMKTVVYGEHTLMTEFRLNKGSILPSHEHIHEQTGYLVSGRMILSIGNESYEVVPGDSWNIPGGVLHCAEILEDSVAIEVFSPRRDEYLQ